Proteins encoded in a region of the Streptomyces sp. NBC_01298 genome:
- a CDS encoding SDR family oxidoreductase, producing MKITVIGTGLIGSQLATELTARGHEVTAASLSSGVDLLTGAGLDTALAGAAAVVNVTNSPTFDEQSIEFFRTTVGNLLAAGERAGVRHQVALSIVGVDQVAELDYYRAKTLQEELLRGGPTPYSIVRATQFFEFMEPTMSWTSDESAVRLPATPLQPIASADVVNALADVATGTPLGGILEVAGPDTFTLDEIGRMTLAARGDRRPVVVDDQAGLFAAVHGDVLTPGAGARLATTRYQDWLSG from the coding sequence ATGAAGATCACCGTCATCGGCACCGGACTCATCGGCTCCCAGCTCGCCACCGAGCTGACCGCGCGTGGCCACGAGGTCACCGCCGCGTCACTGTCGTCCGGCGTCGACCTGCTCACCGGAGCCGGCCTCGACACGGCGCTCGCCGGCGCCGCCGCAGTGGTCAACGTGACCAATTCCCCCACGTTCGACGAGCAGTCCATCGAGTTCTTCCGCACCACGGTGGGCAATCTGCTCGCAGCGGGTGAGCGGGCCGGCGTACGCCACCAGGTCGCTCTCTCCATCGTCGGCGTGGACCAGGTCGCCGAACTGGACTACTACCGCGCCAAGACGCTTCAGGAGGAACTGCTGCGCGGCGGCCCGACGCCCTACTCGATCGTGCGCGCCACACAGTTCTTCGAGTTCATGGAGCCGACCATGTCGTGGACCTCGGACGAGAGCGCGGTGCGCCTGCCCGCGACGCCGCTCCAGCCGATCGCCAGCGCCGACGTCGTCAACGCCCTCGCGGACGTGGCCACCGGCACGCCGCTCGGCGGGATCCTCGAGGTCGCGGGTCCCGACACGTTCACGCTCGACGAGATCGGCCGCATGACGCTGGCCGCGCGGGGCGACCGCCGCCCCGTCGTCGTCGACGACCAGGCGGGCCTGTTCGCCGCCGTCCACGGAGACGTCCTCACGCCGGGCGCCGGCGCCCGTCTGGCGACCACCCGCTACCAGGACTGGCTCAGCGGCTGA
- a CDS encoding RrF2 family transcriptional regulator, with protein sequence MKLSGGVEWALHCCVVLTAAGDPVPAARLAALHDVSPSYMAKQMQALSRAALVHSIQGKTGGYVLTKKAEDITLLDVVRAVDGAGPAFVCTEIRQRGPLGTPPEQCTKRCPIARAMEAADAAWRASLASVTIADLAASVESDSGPEALPRIGAWLAGSPGVDGGA encoded by the coding sequence ATGAAGCTGTCGGGTGGCGTGGAGTGGGCGCTGCACTGCTGCGTGGTGCTGACCGCGGCCGGTGATCCCGTGCCGGCGGCCCGGCTGGCCGCGCTGCACGACGTGTCGCCGAGCTACATGGCGAAGCAGATGCAGGCGCTGTCCCGCGCGGCCCTGGTGCACTCGATCCAGGGCAAGACCGGCGGGTACGTCCTCACCAAGAAGGCCGAGGACATCACCCTGCTGGACGTGGTGCGGGCCGTCGACGGAGCGGGCCCCGCATTCGTCTGCACCGAGATCCGTCAGCGCGGCCCCCTGGGGACGCCGCCGGAGCAGTGCACGAAACGGTGCCCCATCGCCCGGGCGATGGAAGCGGCCGACGCGGCGTGGCGCGCCTCGCTGGCCTCCGTCACGATCGCCGACCTCGCCGCGTCGGTGGAGAGCGACAGCGGCCCCGAGGCACTGCCCAGGATCGGCGCCTGGCTGGCCGGAAGCCCGGGTGTCGACGGGGGCGCCTGA
- a CDS encoding class I SAM-dependent methyltransferase, whose product MTITAQARSFDTAAAGYAANRPSYPSELLDAVEELTGFPLKGARVADVGAGTGLATTLLRDRGARVIAVEPGPGMAAQFRLGLPEVPLVMGDGNNLPLASASIDVITYAQAWHWTDQRESVPEVLRVLRPGGALALWWNDSDSTVPWIADQDARLRRLFGADGADGADGADGADGADESPHDPTARFRGLPPKLGFVHRHVPWTRSVPLGMHLANLASYSDFLVLGKEATNTFMARERDLLTEVFPNRMVEERYVVSLAVATR is encoded by the coding sequence ATGACGATCACCGCACAGGCCCGCTCGTTCGACACCGCCGCCGCCGGCTACGCCGCGAACCGTCCCTCGTACCCGTCCGAACTCCTCGACGCGGTCGAGGAACTCACCGGCTTCCCCCTGAAGGGTGCCCGCGTCGCCGACGTCGGGGCCGGCACCGGACTGGCGACGACGCTGCTCCGGGACCGCGGTGCGCGCGTCATCGCGGTCGAGCCGGGCCCGGGGATGGCCGCCCAGTTCCGCCTCGGCCTGCCCGAAGTCCCCCTGGTGATGGGGGACGGCAACAACCTTCCGCTGGCCTCCGCCTCCATCGACGTCATCACTTATGCCCAAGCCTGGCACTGGACCGACCAGCGGGAATCCGTCCCGGAAGTTCTCCGGGTCCTGCGCCCCGGCGGTGCTCTCGCCCTCTGGTGGAACGACTCCGACAGCACCGTTCCGTGGATTGCCGACCAGGACGCCCGCTTGCGCCGACTCTTCGGTGCCGATGGCGCTGATGGTGCCGACGGTGCCGATGGTGCCGATGGTGCCGACGAGAGCCCGCACGACCCCACGGCGCGGTTCCGCGGACTGCCGCCCAAGCTCGGTTTCGTCCACCGCCACGTCCCGTGGACCCGGAGCGTTCCTCTCGGCATGCACCTCGCCAACCTCGCCAGCTACTCCGACTTCCTCGTCCTCGGCAAGGAAGCGACGAACACCTTCATGGCGAGGGAACGCGACCTCCTGACCGAGGTCTTCCCGAACCGGATGGTCGAGGAGCGCTACGTCGTCAGCCTGGCCGTCGCCACCCGCTGA
- a CDS encoding MMPL family transporter yields MGAGLTQRRRRALPWLVLALWVAVLAVAAPFAGKLADVTRDRVTDYLPANADSTQVAKLQERLPGGESTQLVLVYQRDGALTAADRATAERQIGQIADDHELTDTPKGVPSQDGTTLMYPVSSIEPGDDDELRNAFVDDIRETARSADGLTVEVGGPGAVTRDSKKVYDSLAGPLLYTTVAVVAILLILIYRSPVLWLIPLVVAGIADYLAMGVAYGLNQAFGTSISGAGTSIMTILAFGAGTDYALLIVARYREELRRVERPYEAMAAALRGCGPAVVASSGTVAVGLLCLLAADLNSNRAMGPLGTVGVLCALIAMLSLLPALLVLLGRRVFWPLIPAFGSAPKERRSLFSAMGSSAGRRPAAVLVAGAFALGALALGALNLPGDLKQEDAFVDRPESVSAMLTLADAYPGSSSQPITVMTPADRGEATLAAATSIEGVASARIGRTGEGWTEVSVIASALPQTDAETRTIKNLRDELDGSLVGGPSAQQIDLEKTNARDQKVVVPIVLLSVLLILIVLLRSLVAPLMLVAAVVAVWGASLGIGGLVFEPLFGFQGTDPALGLLSFVFLVALGVDYGIFLMHRMREESLGGAEPATAALTALRTTGGVIASAGLILAATFAVLMNMGLVSLVQLGFVIAVGVLLDTFLVRTYLVTSASVALGRKVWWPGPMAKAPLPEAPLREPERV; encoded by the coding sequence ATGGGGGCCGGACTTACACAGAGACGGCGACGAGCACTGCCCTGGCTGGTGCTCGCGCTGTGGGTCGCCGTGCTCGCGGTCGCCGCGCCGTTCGCCGGGAAGCTCGCCGACGTCACACGCGACCGCGTGACCGACTATCTGCCCGCGAACGCCGACTCCACCCAGGTGGCCAAGCTCCAGGAGCGGCTGCCCGGCGGCGAGAGCACCCAGCTCGTCCTCGTCTACCAGCGCGACGGGGCCCTCACCGCCGCCGACCGCGCGACCGCCGAGCGGCAGATCGGGCAGATCGCCGACGACCACGAGCTGACCGACACCCCGAAGGGCGTGCCCTCCCAGGACGGCACGACGCTCATGTACCCGGTCAGCAGCATCGAACCCGGTGACGACGACGAACTGCGCAACGCGTTCGTCGACGACATCAGGGAGACCGCCCGCTCCGCCGACGGCCTCACCGTCGAGGTCGGCGGCCCCGGCGCGGTCACCCGCGACTCGAAGAAGGTGTACGACTCCCTCGCCGGCCCCCTGCTCTACACCACGGTCGCGGTCGTCGCCATCCTGCTGATCCTCATCTACCGCAGCCCCGTACTGTGGCTGATCCCGCTGGTCGTCGCGGGCATCGCCGACTACCTGGCCATGGGCGTCGCCTACGGCCTCAACCAGGCCTTCGGCACCTCCATCTCGGGCGCGGGCACCAGCATCATGACCATCCTGGCCTTCGGCGCCGGCACCGACTACGCCCTGCTCATCGTCGCCCGCTACCGCGAGGAACTGCGCCGCGTCGAGCGGCCGTACGAGGCCATGGCGGCCGCCCTGCGCGGTTGCGGGCCCGCCGTGGTCGCCTCCTCCGGCACCGTCGCCGTCGGCCTGCTGTGCCTGCTCGCCGCAGACCTCAACTCCAACCGCGCCATGGGCCCCCTCGGCACCGTCGGCGTGCTGTGCGCGCTGATCGCCATGCTCAGCCTGCTGCCCGCCCTCCTGGTCCTGCTCGGCCGCCGCGTGTTCTGGCCGCTCATCCCGGCCTTCGGCAGCGCACCCAAGGAGCGCCGCTCGCTGTTCTCGGCCATGGGCAGCTCCGCCGGACGCCGCCCGGCGGCCGTCCTCGTCGCCGGCGCCTTCGCGCTGGGGGCGCTCGCCCTCGGCGCCCTGAACCTGCCCGGCGACCTCAAGCAGGAGGACGCCTTCGTCGACCGGCCGGAATCCGTCTCCGCCATGCTGACCCTGGCCGACGCCTACCCGGGCAGCTCCAGCCAGCCCATCACCGTCATGACTCCGGCCGACCGCGGCGAAGCCACCCTCGCGGCGGCCACGTCCATCGAGGGCGTCGCCTCCGCCCGTATCGGCCGGACGGGAGAGGGCTGGACCGAGGTGTCCGTGATCGCCTCCGCACTGCCGCAGACGGACGCCGAGACCCGCACGATCAAGAACCTGCGCGACGAGCTGGACGGCTCACTCGTGGGCGGACCCAGCGCCCAGCAGATCGACCTGGAGAAGACCAACGCCCGTGACCAGAAGGTCGTCGTACCGATCGTGCTCCTCTCCGTCCTGCTCATCCTGATCGTCCTGCTGCGCTCCCTGGTCGCCCCGTTGATGCTGGTCGCCGCCGTGGTCGCGGTCTGGGGCGCCTCACTCGGCATCGGCGGCCTGGTGTTCGAGCCGCTGTTCGGCTTCCAGGGCACCGATCCCGCCCTCGGCCTGCTGTCCTTCGTGTTCCTGGTGGCCCTCGGCGTCGACTACGGCATCTTCCTGATGCACCGCATGCGGGAGGAATCCCTGGGCGGCGCCGAACCCGCCACGGCCGCGCTCACCGCCCTGCGCACCACCGGCGGTGTCATCGCCTCCGCGGGCCTCATCCTCGCCGCCACCTTCGCGGTGCTGATGAACATGGGCCTCGTCTCGCTGGTCCAGCTCGGCTTCGTCATCGCGGTCGGCGTGCTCCTCGACACCTTCCTCGTCCGCACCTACCTGGTCACCAGCGCCAGCGTCGCCCTCGGCAGGAAGGTGTGGTGGCCGGGCCCCATGGCGAAGGCGCCGCTTCCCGAAGCCCCGCTCCGGGAGCCGGAACGCGTCTGA
- a CDS encoding sensor histidine kinase has translation MTVINRDPRTAQHATREYVLLALAVTVLAVLLALVTDPARRPDALGWLLLLAAQLPILWRRRHPLAALAAEAVLLLPYHALDNNHAAAFPVGAVVLYSLAVICRPLYTLLATGTAMTLALSVMMVINRKQAAEALRISGWVFAVVFIGVALRFYRQYVAAVVERAERAERTREQEVRRRVAEERLRIARDLHDLLAHSITLIGVQTSVAAHVLNADPERLDRKAVAKSLDDIAETCRTARSELRTTLEVLREHGTGDARDPLPDLHGLVGLVEAARVSGAEVDLTVTDEVPPAAVGAAAYRIVQEALTNAVRHGGRRDLGIRVAVRAGKGSLRVTVTDDGTGAGGGTPGFGLVGMRERARSVGGTLDAGPLPGKGFEVSAVLPLGGNP, from the coding sequence ATGACGGTGATCAACCGCGACCCGCGGACCGCCCAGCACGCCACCCGCGAGTACGTCCTGCTCGCCCTCGCCGTCACCGTCCTGGCCGTGCTCCTCGCCCTCGTCACCGACCCGGCCCGGCGACCGGACGCGCTGGGCTGGCTCCTGCTGCTCGCGGCGCAGCTGCCGATCCTGTGGCGGCGGCGCCATCCGCTGGCGGCGCTGGCCGCGGAGGCCGTCCTGCTCCTGCCGTACCACGCCCTCGACAACAACCACGCCGCCGCGTTCCCGGTCGGGGCAGTCGTGTTGTACAGCCTCGCCGTCATCTGCCGGCCGCTGTACACCCTGCTCGCCACCGGCACGGCCATGACCCTGGCGCTGAGCGTCATGATGGTCATCAACAGGAAGCAGGCCGCCGAGGCGCTGCGGATCTCCGGCTGGGTGTTCGCCGTGGTCTTCATCGGCGTCGCCCTGCGCTTCTACCGGCAGTACGTCGCCGCGGTCGTCGAGCGCGCCGAGCGCGCCGAACGCACACGTGAGCAGGAGGTCCGCCGCCGGGTCGCCGAGGAACGACTGCGCATAGCCCGGGACCTGCACGACCTGCTCGCGCACAGCATCACCCTGATCGGCGTGCAGACCTCCGTCGCCGCGCACGTCCTGAACGCGGACCCCGAGCGCCTGGACCGCAAGGCGGTCGCCAAGTCCCTCGACGACATAGCCGAGACCTGCCGCACCGCCCGCAGTGAACTGCGCACCACCCTGGAGGTGTTGCGCGAACACGGCACGGGCGACGCCCGCGACCCCCTGCCGGACCTGCACGGCCTGGTAGGTCTGGTGGAGGCCGCCCGGGTCTCCGGGGCCGAGGTGGACCTGACGGTCACCGACGAGGTGCCGCCCGCCGCCGTCGGCGCGGCCGCCTACCGGATCGTGCAGGAGGCCCTGACCAACGCCGTACGCCACGGCGGCAGGCGGGACCTCGGCATCCGGGTCGCAGTGCGCGCCGGGAAAGGCTCCCTGCGGGTCACCGTCACCGACGACGGAACCGGCGCGGGCGGGGGCACGCCCGGGTTCGGGCTCGTCGGCATGCGCGAGCGGGCCCGCAGTGTGGGCGGAACGCTGGACGCCGGGCCGCTTCCCGGCAAGGGTTTCGAGGTCAGTGCCGTACTGCCGCTGGGAGGCAACCCGTGA
- a CDS encoding response regulator transcription factor, translating into MTIRVLLADDQALVRAAFAMLLESSPDMTVVGQAATGREAVEMAREERADLVVMDIRMPDLDGIEATRLIAADEDLAGVKVLVLTTYDTDENIVEALRAGASGFLVKDTRPAELLEAIRTVAGGEALLSPGPTSRLIARFLRSPTAAPPEAGPECLTDREREVLTLVACGLNNTEIGEALGLSPLTAKTHVSRIMGKLGARDRAQLVIVAYESGLVRPGV; encoded by the coding sequence GTGACCATCCGCGTTCTGCTCGCCGACGACCAGGCGCTCGTACGGGCCGCGTTCGCGATGCTCCTCGAGTCGTCTCCGGACATGACGGTCGTCGGACAGGCCGCCACCGGCCGGGAGGCCGTGGAAATGGCCCGCGAGGAACGCGCCGACCTGGTGGTGATGGACATCCGCATGCCCGACCTCGACGGCATCGAGGCCACCCGGCTGATCGCCGCGGACGAGGACCTGGCCGGGGTGAAGGTGCTCGTGCTCACCACCTACGACACGGACGAGAACATCGTCGAGGCCCTGCGCGCCGGGGCCTCCGGCTTCCTGGTCAAGGACACGCGCCCGGCCGAACTCCTGGAGGCGATCCGCACGGTGGCCGGCGGGGAGGCCCTCCTCTCGCCCGGACCGACCTCCCGGCTCATCGCCCGCTTCCTGCGCAGCCCCACGGCGGCGCCGCCCGAGGCCGGCCCCGAATGCCTCACCGACCGCGAGCGCGAGGTCCTCACCCTCGTCGCGTGCGGACTCAACAACACCGAGATCGGCGAGGCCCTCGGTCTCAGCCCACTGACCGCCAAGACCCACGTCAGCCGCATCATGGGCAAGCTGGGGGCACGGGACAGGGCGCAACTGGTCATCGTGGCGTACGAGTCGGGGCTGGTACGACCGGGGGTGTGA
- a CDS encoding phospholipase, with the protein MTRTARTTSLVSTSAVALTLSLLGAAAPAAAADAPTPHLDSVEQTLRQVSPGLEGSVWERTSGNRLGSSEPGGADWLLQTPGCWGDATCADRPGSRRLLEKTRQDIADARQTVDISSLAPFPDGGYQEAIIAGLRESTRKGNRLKVRVLVGAAPLYHSTVLPSSYRDELLARLGPGAAGSITLNVASMTTSKTAFSWNHSKLVVVDGGSVITGGINSWKDDYLDTTHPVSDVDLALSGPAAGSAGRYLDSLWDWTCRNKTSWSAVWFAASPGADCMPTLPRPASPQGGGDVPALAVGGLGVGIRQNDPASSFRPVLPAAGDTKCGLGLHDYTNADRDYDTVNPEESALRALVSSANSHIEISQQDVHATCPPLPRYDVRLYDALAAKLVSGVKVRIVVSDPANRGAIGSGGYSQIKSLSEVSDALRGRVAALTGDGARARTALCENLQLATFRASDAPAWADGKPYAQHHKLVSVDGAAFYIGSKNLYPSWLQDFGYVIESPAAAAQLKSDLLDPQWRYSQATATYDHARGLCKG; encoded by the coding sequence TTGACACGTACCGCCCGGACGACCTCCCTCGTCTCCACGTCCGCCGTCGCACTCACCCTCTCCCTCCTCGGCGCCGCCGCCCCCGCGGCCGCCGCGGACGCGCCCACACCCCACCTGGACTCGGTCGAGCAGACCTTGCGGCAGGTCTCGCCGGGCCTGGAGGGCTCGGTGTGGGAACGCACCTCCGGCAACCGGCTCGGCTCGTCCGAGCCCGGGGGCGCCGACTGGCTGCTCCAAACGCCCGGCTGCTGGGGCGACGCCACGTGCGCCGACCGGCCCGGATCGCGCCGCCTTCTGGAGAAGACGCGTCAGGACATAGCCGATGCCCGGCAGACAGTGGACATATCGTCACTGGCCCCCTTCCCCGACGGGGGCTACCAGGAGGCGATCATCGCCGGCCTCAGGGAATCGACCCGGAAGGGCAACCGGCTGAAGGTGCGCGTCCTGGTCGGCGCCGCACCCCTCTACCACTCCACGGTGCTCCCCTCGTCCTACCGGGACGAGCTGCTCGCGCGACTCGGCCCGGGCGCCGCGGGCAGCATCACGCTCAACGTGGCCTCGATGACCACCTCGAAGACCGCCTTCTCCTGGAACCACTCCAAGCTCGTGGTCGTGGACGGCGGTTCGGTCATCACGGGCGGCATCAACAGCTGGAAGGACGACTACCTCGACACCACCCACCCGGTGAGCGACGTCGACCTCGCGCTCTCCGGACCCGCGGCGGGCTCAGCGGGCCGCTACCTCGACTCCCTCTGGGACTGGACCTGCCGGAACAAGACCAGTTGGAGCGCGGTCTGGTTCGCCGCCTCACCCGGCGCGGACTGCATGCCCACCCTGCCCCGGCCCGCCTCGCCACAGGGCGGGGGCGACGTGCCCGCGCTCGCCGTCGGCGGACTCGGTGTGGGCATCCGCCAGAACGACCCCGCCTCCTCCTTCCGCCCGGTCCTGCCGGCGGCCGGCGACACCAAGTGCGGGCTCGGTCTGCACGACTACACCAACGCCGACCGGGACTACGACACGGTCAACCCGGAGGAGAGCGCGCTGCGCGCCCTCGTCTCCAGCGCGAACTCCCACATCGAGATCTCCCAGCAGGACGTGCACGCCACGTGCCCGCCGTTGCCCCGCTACGACGTACGCCTCTACGACGCCCTCGCCGCGAAGCTCGTCTCCGGCGTGAAGGTCCGCATCGTCGTGAGCGATCCGGCGAACCGCGGCGCGATCGGCAGCGGCGGCTACTCGCAGATCAAGTCCCTCTCCGAGGTGAGCGACGCCCTGCGCGGCCGGGTCGCCGCCCTGACGGGTGACGGCGCCCGGGCGCGGACAGCCCTGTGCGAGAACCTCCAGTTGGCCACGTTCCGGGCCTCCGACGCGCCGGCCTGGGCCGACGGCAAGCCGTACGCCCAGCACCACAAGCTCGTCTCGGTCGACGGTGCGGCCTTCTACATCGGCTCCAAGAACCTCTACCCCTCCTGGTTGCAGGACTTCGGCTACGTGATCGAGAGCCCGGCCGCGGCCGCACAGCTCAAGAGCGACCTGCTGGACCCGCAGTGGCGCTACTCCCAGGCGACCGCGACGTACGACCACGCCCGCGGCCTCTGCAAGGGCTGA
- a CDS encoding nucleoside/nucleotide kinase family protein, with protein sequence MQTSDLIARAAALADEDARRILGIAGPPGAGKSTLAALIADALGPERAVVVPMDGFHLAQAELDRLGRAGRKGAPDTFDSAGYLCLLRRLREPGQRTVYAPAFDRSLEEPIAGSIPVDPGVPLVITEGNYLLHDAPEWAPVRSLLDQAWYVAPDESLRVRRLVDRHVRHGKDPESARAWVARSDGPNALLVARGRHRADLVVGVG encoded by the coding sequence GTGCAGACATCGGATTTGATCGCGCGGGCTGCCGCACTGGCCGATGAGGACGCCCGGCGGATCCTTGGCATCGCCGGGCCCCCCGGCGCCGGGAAGTCGACCCTGGCGGCGCTGATCGCGGACGCGCTCGGACCGGAGCGCGCAGTGGTGGTGCCCATGGACGGGTTCCACCTCGCGCAGGCCGAGCTGGACAGGCTCGGGCGCGCCGGGCGCAAGGGCGCGCCCGACACGTTCGACAGTGCCGGATACCTCTGCCTGCTCCGCAGGCTGCGGGAGCCCGGCCAGCGCACCGTCTACGCACCGGCCTTCGACCGCTCGCTCGAAGAGCCGATCGCGGGCAGCATCCCCGTCGACCCGGGCGTGCCCTTGGTGATCACCGAGGGGAACTACTTGCTCCACGACGCGCCGGAATGGGCACCCGTGAGGTCACTCCTGGACCAGGCCTGGTACGTGGCGCCCGACGAGAGCCTGCGCGTGCGGCGCCTCGTCGACCGGCACGTGCGCCACGGGAAGGACCCGGAGTCGGCCCGTGCTTGGGTCGCCCGCTCGGACGGCCCCAACGCCCTCCTCGTCGCGCGCGGCCGCCACCGCGCAGACCTCGTAGTCGGCGTCGGCTGA
- a CDS encoding sensor histidine kinase gives MRRPAYHPSTWWPPRAWRIPTGRPLLARPLAADAVLAAAFFAVMLVEQWGPAAGADRGTTRAVVCAAAVAGPLACRRTAPLASYLVGTAALSVEALCGLENPLSPYANLIGLYSLGLHASRTRAWTGPFAAFLGMIAYFTGQEERDVWSVVPAGVLFLWLLVWAIGFGAARRLEERDATQLRFREEVIAGERARMARELHDLVGHTVNVMLIQAGATRRLLDRDPERAREVLGQLEDSGRDALEELDRVLGLLRRTEPAGSRPKLGDLSRLTDRMAQAGISVAAQVDPGRDELPSSIDMSAYRIVQEALTNTVKHARAGSADVTVRRVGDRLDIEVSDDGQGAGNGYEPGRGLLGIAERVSILGGRLEHGQGEQGGFRLRVSLPVR, from the coding sequence ATGCGCCGACCCGCGTACCACCCGAGCACGTGGTGGCCGCCCCGTGCGTGGCGGATCCCGACGGGCCGCCCGCTGCTCGCCCGCCCCCTCGCCGCGGACGCCGTACTCGCCGCGGCCTTCTTCGCCGTCATGCTCGTCGAACAGTGGGGGCCGGCCGCGGGAGCGGACAGGGGCACGACGCGCGCCGTCGTATGCGCCGCGGCGGTCGCCGGACCGCTGGCCTGCCGCAGAACCGCGCCGCTGGCCTCGTACCTGGTCGGCACCGCGGCCCTGTCCGTCGAAGCGCTGTGTGGCCTGGAGAACCCGCTCTCCCCGTACGCGAACCTGATCGGCCTGTACTCCCTCGGCCTCCACGCGAGCCGCACCCGGGCCTGGACCGGTCCGTTCGCCGCATTCCTCGGCATGATCGCCTACTTCACCGGACAGGAGGAACGCGACGTCTGGTCCGTGGTGCCGGCCGGGGTGCTCTTCCTGTGGCTCCTCGTCTGGGCCATCGGCTTCGGCGCCGCGCGGCGTCTGGAGGAACGCGATGCGACCCAACTCCGTTTCCGCGAGGAGGTGATCGCGGGGGAGCGCGCCCGGATGGCACGCGAGCTGCACGACCTCGTGGGCCACACCGTCAATGTGATGCTGATTCAGGCGGGCGCCACCCGGCGACTGCTCGACCGCGACCCGGAGCGCGCCCGCGAGGTGCTCGGGCAACTGGAAGATTCCGGCCGCGATGCCCTGGAGGAACTCGACCGGGTCCTCGGCCTGTTGCGCCGCACCGAACCGGCCGGATCCCGGCCGAAGCTCGGCGACCTGAGCCGTCTCACGGACCGGATGGCCCAGGCCGGGATCAGCGTGGCGGCGCAGGTGGATCCGGGCCGGGACGAACTCCCCAGCAGCATCGACATGTCGGCGTACCGGATCGTGCAGGAGGCGCTCACCAACACGGTCAAGCACGCCCGCGCCGGATCCGCCGACGTGACCGTCCGCCGGGTGGGGGACCGCCTCGACATCGAGGTCAGCGACGACGGCCAGGGCGCGGGCAACGGCTACGAGCCCGGGCGAGGTCTGCTCGGCATCGCCGAACGCGTGTCGATCCTGGGCGGCAGGCTCGAGCACGGGCAGGGCGAGCAGGGCGGGTTCCGCCTGCGCGTCTCGCTCCCGGTTCGATGA